In Zingiber officinale cultivar Zhangliang chromosome 1A, Zo_v1.1, whole genome shotgun sequence, a genomic segment contains:
- the LOC122007538 gene encoding uncharacterized protein LOC122007538, with product MAIESAKCVCCGLREDCTEEYIGSVKADFDGKWLCGLCAEAVRDELSQRQRRSAAGVLEEAITAHTAFCSKSSSSNPANKVADGMRQMLRRRSGDLSKPASPVKFGFRMARIGD from the coding sequence ATGGCGATCGAGTCGGCGAAGTGCGTTTGCTGCGGCCTGCGCGAGGACTGCACCGAGGAGTACATCGGCAGCGTGAAGGCCGACTTCGACGGCAAGTGGCTCTGCGGGCTGTGCGCCGAAGCCGTGCGCGACGAGCTCAGCCAGAGGCAGCGGAGAAGCGCCGCCGGAGTCCTCGAGGAGGCCATCACCGCCCACACGGCCTTCTGCAGCAAGTCATCCAGCTCCAATCCGGCCAACAAGGTCGCCGACGGCATGCGGCAGATGCTGAGGCGGAGATCCGGCGATCTGTCCAAGCCCGCGTCGCCCGTCAAGTTCGGATTCAGAATGGCAAGAATCGGCGACTAG